The Phacochoerus africanus isolate WHEZ1 chromosome 9, ROS_Pafr_v1, whole genome shotgun sequence genomic sequence CAGCAGGACTAGAGAAAATGGTGCAGATCATCTTGCTGGGTGGCCTCACACGTTGGAGGAGTGTTAGCATCCTTTCAGGAGCATCCCCAGTCATGCAAACAAAATTTCCCTGTTTCCAAAACATCCCTGTATATCCCTAGAGGAAGGTAACACCCGATTAGGAACCACTGCCCTACAaatatagaggggaaaaaaagagagagaagggattatgggattatatgagaCCCCTTTGCCTCCTTTTTACCACATTTATGAATCCTAGGTACTACCCATACAtaagccctaaacacacacacacaggaaaaatgGGTGGCGGGAggtgtgtgtttgcttgtttaAGGATGTGTTTTACTTCAGGGTAAGTGTGAGAATATTTTTTTATCCCCATGTGCTCCTGAGGAGGCAGCAGTGGAATGGGGAGGAGCAAGCAGCTCTCGGACTGGAGCTATAGTCAGTCTCTGTTGGGAACTAGCTTGAAATCCAGAAATACAGTCTTTTGAGGCCCACTTTCTATTTACCCTCAGCCCTGCCTTCCAGTCCATAGCCACTTCCTCCTTCCAGAGTCTCAGTCTCTGCttctcactttccttctctcttgagctgAATCAGTCCTCTAATACTTGGGGAATCCTTTGGGGAGATACCTCTTGTTGCAGTGGGGGTGCACAGGGGAGGATGTGCCTGCTGATAACTCTCAGAAAGGGTCCCATATTATCCAATTTCAGGAACGTTAGAGGTTTAACGGAAAGAAAACGTGTTTCAAATTTCAAGCAACTAATTACTAGCAAACTTCTATAACCTGTTCCTGGGGCAGAAACTGTCAGTCTCTGAGTGACTTGAAACTGTTACTAAACAGGTTCAGCCCTGAAatctacatttatattttataatgatccATTACTAAAATCTTACTAATTGTGATACTTTACCAGTTGTTTCTCAGGTTTTTATCAAGTAGATGTCTTGCAGTGTAGAAATGATGACAGTCTTTCACTTGCCAGTATTTGTACTTACCTTTTCTTGGCCAATGGCATTAGCTAGAACTTTAGGGAATAGCAGAGGTATTCTGATCTCTGAGGTAGTAGGTGTCATGATAttattgagttctttttttttttcttttttcttttttatctttttagggccacacccacagcatatggaagttccctctaggggtcaaattggagctacagctgtcagcctgcaccacagccacagcaacataggatctgagcctcatctgacctataccacagcccagaGCAATGCCGGCtttccaacccactgagagagaccaaggatcaaacctgcatcctcatggatactagtcagattcatttctgctgagccacaacaggaactccctattattgaGTTGTTatgtcttgaatttttttttactaaaacatAAAAGTACAGTTTTTTTGGAAGTTAATTTAataagtatatgtattttttagggccatatccacaatatttgggagttcccaagctaggggttgaatcagagctgtggttgccagcctacaccacagccacagcaacaccagatccttaacccactgagcaaggccaaaaactcatggttgctagtggggtttgtaatctgctgagctacaacgggaactcctcataaaattttttttaacctttttttttttgtttttttgtctttttagggctgcacctgtgacacatggaggttcccaggctaggggtctaattggagctattgctgccggcctacatcagagccacggcaatgccacatccgagccgcgtctctcccctacaccacagctcacagcaatgccagatccttaacccactgagcgaggccagggatcaaacccgcaacctcatggttcctagtcagattcatttttgctgtaccacaatgggaactcctcctttttttttttttttgtcttttctagggttgaaccctcggcatatggaggttcccaggctaggggcccaataggagctgttgctgctggcctccgccacagccacagccacgccagattcaggccaagtctgtgaccaacaccacagctcacggcaatgctggatccttaactcagagatcgaacctgcgtcctcatggatgctagtcggatccatttccactgagccacgatgagaactccaacattggtttattttttaactttccaagTGGTCTTCACTCCCAAGTCATCAGTAGGGGAGACAGTGGGGATGGAGCCATTCTTTACAGAAGGAAATTCCAGTGGGGAGAAACATGAGTGTCCTGTTAAGCTCTTTCCAGTGACACTGGAAGTCTGTGTGAATTTATGCACATGGTGGGTGCGAAAGGCACCTATGCCACCCTGGCCCTGTTAAACATAACACCCTTCCCCTGTCCTCAGAGACTAGTGGAGAGTCGCCGACAGCAGATCCTAAAGGAATTTGAAGAGCTTCATCGGCGGCTGGATGAAGAGCAGCAGGTGTTGCTTTCACgactggaggaggaggaacaggacaTTCTTCAGCGCCTCCGAGAAAACGCTGCTCACCTTGGAGACAAGCGCCGGGACCTGGCCCACTTGGCTGCAGAGGTGGAGGGCAAGTGCTTACAGTCGGGCTTCGAGATGCTTAAGGTTCGACCTTTGCCCCTGCATAGCCCCTCAGGCAGAGCGCAGCCTAGCTTTGCACAGGCCCTTCGGCAGGCCTGCAGTGCTCACTCCTCCGCTCTGCCTCTCTAAATTCCAGTTCTGTCCTCCAGACATACTCAAAGGATCTTTCTCTACAGAAAGGCTTCTCTGATTTCTCCCGTCCCCTTCTGATCATTTCTGTGCCCTTAATGTCTTGCCAACAATTATGTGCTTCACCTGTaccaaagaaaaaattcactCTTTTGAGAGGAGAGTAGTCTAGTCTGAATTAGTGAAAAAACTATGCATTAAAAATTGTGTAAATGCAGTAACCATTACTTTTAAGTCCTGGAACGTGATCTACTTAGTACTCAGAATAGAAACAAAGTTTGAAGGACACTTGAAATAATGTATAAGTAATATATTGCTTTTAATATGTAAATAGTACctctaaaatgtttgaaataatctGTTTTCTTAAGCAAATGAATGATGTTAGCAAGGCTGTAGGAAACATATTTCTTATCTTAGAGATCACATTGCCAGCATTTGAATAAGTAAGGCTTCGTTGTACATTTATCTGCATGTTATATATTGCTTGGTATTTATTCTCGTGTCCTTTCATGTATGTGTGTTCTGCCTTCCACATTAAACTGGGAAATCCTTGGGGGGCAGAgatttgtcttctttgtcttctggaccCCAAGTATTCACAAATCAGGATTGGCGCACAgttgtttaatatttattaaccAATGCCAGACGAGGGATACAAACCACAATGGGAGAGTGTGATTCGTCCCTGTGCCAGCAGTCTGGAACTATCTGTACTGATCCTCAAGGAGACAGGTGTGTGGTTGGTACTTGGGGGACAGAGTAAAGAGCAGACACAATCCCTGTCCCTAGCATTGAGCTCCCAGTGTCCTTGAAGAGCAAAGACAAACACACAAGAGACTGTGTGGAAGTGATACCAGTTACCAAGCGTCATGATGACTGAGAGTTGAAAGTGGGGGGTAGGTCGGGAGAGATGTGCTTGGGTCCCTCTGGAGTTCTTCCTCTTGCATTGAGACCCTTAGTTTGCCTCATGCCTATTTAATAGATCTAAAACGTTTGGGAGGAGGGGAACCTTGTGCCTTTAGGACCCTTGACCACCGGGACCAatactgctttcttttctccttcctctaggATGTCAAAAGTACCCTGGAAAAGTAAGTGATTCTTGTATCTCTTCGAGTGAGTTAGGTCTTGGCTTCAAGAGTAGGGCTGCAATGAGGAGTTGGGGGAGTATGGATGGGAATATCATGCAGCATCTGGGTAGGATATGGAAGAAGGTTTATTGTGTCCATGGAGCAGAGAGCAGATCATCGGGAGTACTAGCCCCTTACTGTTTCCCTTTGACCATCAGGACTTCCTTGTTAAGGTAGATACCAAGATTCTACCTGGGCCTGTGGGTGAAAATGTGTCCAAACAagatggaaggaggaaggggcttgggggaggggggtgattacctatttgcatgaaatataaCAATCCTTTCAAAAAGTTCTAAGACTCATTCACACAATAATGGTCTGTCCAAGGGACCACATGGCTTTCCATAGATGGGCAAAAGAAAGCAACAAGCAAATACTTGTcttgagggaggagaaggaaagtgGGGGGATGGAGAATTTTAGTTTCTCCCTAGAGATGACAACATCTGAAAACTCACTAAGCTGGAGCTTCCCCTGACCCTGCCCTTTCTTCCCCTATCTCCCCATCCCTCCTAGATGTGAGAAGGTGAAGACCATGGAGGTGACTTCAGTGTCAATAGAGCTGGAAAAGAACTTCAGCAATTTCCCCCGACAGTACTTTGCCCTAAGGAAAATCCTTAAACAGCTAATTGGTGAGTTGTTCCCAAAAGGAAACTAGCAGAGGGAATCAGCAGAGAGAAGAAAGTCTTTAGGTCCTgctttctctgggcttcagttatCCCTTCCCTTCTGTCCCTTTTCATGCCCATATCCACACCCACCTGTACCGGGCTTTCAATCTCACTCTGAGTCACAACTCTAAGTGAGAAGCCTCGGacttcccttcgtggtgcagcggaaacaaatctgactgggaaccatgaggttgcgggttcgatccctggccttgctcagtgggttaaggatccagcgttgccgtgagctgtggtgtaggttgcagatgcagctcggatcctgcgtggctgtggctgtggtgtaggctggcagctgtagctccgattggacccctagcctggtaacctccatatgccataggagcagccctggaaaaaggcagaaagacaaaataataattaattaattaattaaaaagaaaaggaaagaaaagaaaaaattgaagagCCTCAGGTGTCATCTCCTTTTAGCCTCATACTTTTCTCAGTAGGGagccagagaggttaaataatttgcctaaaCTGGTCCCCTCTCACTATGCTTACTTGGAAAATGATCATAAGCCAGGCTATTCCAGGAAAACAGACACGTGGTCACCCCATCACTGGCCTATAATGCTGTCTTGTTCTGTATCCATCTTAACATTTTCTGTTCTCTCTGGCCCTGGGACTGTGCCTTGAGCTTCTCCACACAGTGAGATGGATGATGATGTCAGGGGGATGGCCAGAGGACCAGGCAGCAGCCCAAACCGCCAGCCCTTTCAGAGTTAGGAGATCATTCTGTTTATTTTAGGGCCAGGATGAGAAGTGAAGCCAttgtccccccctcccctcccttagGTGACACCAAGGAGTGAGAAAATCAAACCATGGGGTTCTGGGGCCTTGCAGGGAGCAGGCTCTGTAAAGGCAGGCTGGAGAGTGAGGCAGGGGCGTTTAGCTATTCCCGTCCTCATCTAGCTCCCCACTCTGGCTTCTCCCGCCAGCGGATGTGACCCTGGACCCTGAGACTGCTCATCCTAACCTAGTCCTGTCGGAGGACCGTAAGAGCGTCAAGTTTGTGGAGACGAGACTCCGGGATCTCCCTGATACACCGCGGCGTTTCACCTTCTACCCTTGCGTCCTGGCCACTGAGGGCTTCACCTCAGGTCGACACTactgggaggtggaggtgggcgACAAGACCCACTGGGCCGTGGGTGTGTGCCGGGACTCTGTGAGCCGGAAGGGCGAGCTGACCCCACTCCCTGAGACTGGCTACTGGCGGGTGCGGCTGTGGAACGGCGACAAGTATGCAGCCACCACCACGCCTTTTACCCCTTTGCACATCAAGGTGAAACCCAAGCGGGTGGGCATATTCCTAGACTATGAGGCCGGCACACTGTCTTTTTATAACGTCACAGACCGCTCTCACATCTACACCTTCACCGATACTTTTACTGAAAAACTTTGGCCCCTCTTCTACCCAGGCATCCGGGCTGGTCGGAAGAATGCTGCACCATTGACCATCAGACCCCCAACAGATTGGGAGTGACAGGTAGGGACATGGGAATAATCAGGGTGAGGCAGGGTCAAGAGCTACGGGCCTTCCTTCCTGTGACCTGCTGGAGCGTCTTCATGTCTGCTGGTTCCAGTCCTGAACCATCTGGGAGAACACCATGGTTTCTAGAATGGTTTATGTGGAGGAGTAGGTAGGACTGGGCTGGGACGAGAGCACGCTGTGTCTCCCTCCTAACTGTCAGGGTGGGGAGCTGGTTCCCAGGGGGTTGTCGCCCCTGAAGTCCATCAGGTTTTCTGTTGCACAGGATGggttgggaaggaaggagaggcttTTCCAGAAACAACAAGTCTATGGGAGGGTCTGACTTGCTCAAatcagaggaggaaaccaaaaCCCCTGTACATCCTTTTAGGGGGTTCTTTGACCCAGAATGGTCTGGTTTCTTTAGGAAGATCACAGGGGTCTCTGTACCTCTAGACTGAAATTAAGTTGAATGACAGTTGCTCTCGTGGGTCTAGAAGTTGAGGAGTTTTGTTCAGGGCAGAGATTGGGCATCAAGGTTAGaaagaaggttttaaaaaaaaaaaaaagctagaaggttaaaaaaaaaaacttaagaaagaaGGTTAGGAAAGGGGGCTAAAGAAACAGATTCCTAAAGACTGCTGAAGAGAAGAGTGGCTTTGGTTGCCATCATGGGTAGGACTGACTGAGGTAGGAATGCGGGGAAGAAAGAGAACCCAGGTCTCTGCCTCAGCCTTCAGCAGAGCTGGCTTATCACCTGCCTCCTTGTAGTTGCTCGTCTCTAAGAGCTGTTACCTTGCTCATCTGGAGAGGCAAGGTGCAGGAGCTCCTGCAAGACGTGTCTACCCCTTCACTGCTTTCCCAACCTGGAAAGGAGAGAGTCAGGTattagaggaaagagaaaagtattCCTATCCAAAGCCCCTGCCTTAAAGAATGCTACTGAGTAGCTGCTCCCAAGTTGTCAGCCTTGTTACCTGGCTAAGGTGTCCAAGCTGGACGGGGGAAAGAAAATGGAGTCTTCCTCACCCTGGGACAGGGTAGAAGGGGGTGGTATGTATAGGGAAGGGCCAGATAGGCAACTTCCTTTGGCCTGTGTGCATATGGCCTGGAACTAGTGTTCACAAGAGCcaatttttttgcttgtttgttgccATCCTTCACCTTTTGCCATTTCTCCTATCAGAGAATGTAAGTCATTTTTATGTtaggccaaaataaacaaactgtaGGGTACATATGTTGTCAAAAAAGGTAAAGCAATGCATGCCAAACCAAACTAAAATGACTGGATTATCTGCTACTTGGGTAATCAGGGGTTCACTGAAGATTAGGATAAGAAACTGCAGTTTATTGAGGGCATTTCAGCTCCTCCTACCACCTCAACAGGACTTTGTCCAGACTCTCCTCTTACCTTTGTGCCTTGACTGTGGTTCTTTGTGGCAAGATGCTTTGGTTGGTAAAACAAAATATGGAACAAAGGATCCACTGAAGTGATCTCTGTGTCGTGTGGTAATTTGATGACAGCTTCTGTTGATGTATACGAGTCCTTGGTGTTAAAAATGCATGTTCCTGGGCCCACCCTCAGTGATTTGTCGCAATCTGGGATGAGCCTGggcatgtacctttttttttttttaaatgaccacacctgctgcatatggaggttcccaggctgggggttgaatcggaactgcaactgtcagcctacatcatagccacagcaacaccagatccttaacccaatgagcgaggctagggatcgaacccccctcatggatactagtcaggttcatttccaccgagccttTTAAAGAATACTCCTCATTTGAGTCTGGGGACTGTTCTGAAACTTATCCAAGAGGAAATTTCAGCCATTTCCTTCAAGCTGGAGGCCTGGTTCCCTATCCAGCCTGACGGGGGTTGAGAGAAGAGAGAACTCTCATCCTCCCCTGACTTGGGCTGCCCTCTCCCTATCAGGGATTATTCCTGTTCTGTGGCTCTACATCTAAACCTCAGGACACAGTGATTATTAACTATGAAACAGAGGTAAACATATGATGTCCAATAGCAAACAGAGTCAAGGCAAGGGGAGGGATATGAAGCATTATATATGTCTGTGCTGGGGGACAGGGGGTATTGTTGACATGTTCCTGTACTCTCCCCTACTGCGTGTCCAGCACGGCATGACAGGAAGTGTGTTTCTTTAAGTGGAAAAGATTGGGAGTAAGCTGGGCTTTCTGAAGGCCAGGAGCCCTCTTCCCTACCTCCACTGCCCTCTCGACTCTTTCCAGCTTCCCCACCACTGGCGCCAGTGCTTCTTTTGAGTATATAACCCACTCCTTTAGTCTGTAGATCTTCCAGGCCATCTGCCTTTGGCTTCAGGAGCATAGGGCAGGAAGTAGCTGGGTATGAATTGTGCATAACCATCTCCCCAACCTACCTGCACAAAGAGACCAGTCTTCTGTCCTGAAAATGTTTAGCAGTTTAAGATTTTCTCTGGCTCCACTGGTCTCTCCAGTCTTTACCTAATATTATCGTGGGCATGAGGAAGACTAAAAGgaagccaaggagttcccttgtggctcagcggaaatgaatgtgactagtattcatgaagatgcagatttgatccctggcttcgctcagtgggttggggggggCTCCGTCCTTGCTacgctgtagcgtaggtcgcagacgtggctcgaatcccatgttgctgtggctggggcggggcggggttgTTGGGGGCGGAGACAAAGCAAAACATAGATACCCCCTGGTTTGGATTACCCGCAGCAGGTGGGTTTGCAATTAGATGG encodes the following:
- the TRIM39 gene encoding E3 ubiquitin-protein ligase TRIM39, producing the protein MAETSLLEAGASAASTAAALENLQVEASCSVCLEYLKEPVIIECGHNFCKACITRWWEDLERDFPCPVCRKTSRYRSLRPNRQLGSMVEIAKQLQAVKRKIRDESLCPQHHEALSLFCYEDQEAVCLICAISHTHRAHTVVPLDDATQEYKEKLQKCLEPLEQKLQEITRCKSSEEKKPGELKRLVESRRQQILKEFEELHRRLDEEQQVLLSRLEEEEQDILQRLRENAAHLGDKRRDLAHLAAEVEGKCLQSGFEMLKDVKSTLEKCEKVKTMEVTSVSIELEKNFSNFPRQYFALRKILKQLIADVTLDPETAHPNLVLSEDRKSVKFVETRLRDLPDTPRRFTFYPCVLATEGFTSGRHYWEVEVGDKTHWAVGVCRDSVSRKGELTPLPETGYWRVRLWNGDKYAATTTPFTPLHIKVKPKRVGIFLDYEAGTLSFYNVTDRSHIYTFTDTFTEKLWPLFYPGIRAGRKNAAPLTIRPPTDWE